In Zingiber officinale cultivar Zhangliang chromosome 6A, Zo_v1.1, whole genome shotgun sequence, a single genomic region encodes these proteins:
- the LOC121994504 gene encoding protein NRT1/ PTR FAMILY 5.6-like, whose protein sequence is MEPATSLEKPLDEEKWVCDASVDHKGRLPDRSVTGGWRASLFIIVIEFSERLSYFGLATNLIMYLSKELHEDLKTAAKNVNYWNGVTAVMPLVGGFVADAALGRFFTVIISSLVYIAGLTLLSLSQLVPRLKPCNGAACAGGRSMRVHEVIFFLAIYLISVGTGGHKPSLESFGADQFDDNHAGERKRKMSYFNWWNFALCGGLLFGVTVIPYAHDVVGWWLVDVVLTANMCFSLVVFVAGKSFYRYRKPVGSPFTPMAQVVASALAKRALPLPSDAGELYEAPKTEQRLLCHTNKLRFLDKAAIIEHKDDAAAFAIEQSNPWRLATVTQVEELKLIIGMVPIWLTALPFGIAVSQSSTFFIKQASVMDRKLGGFEIPPASVFALGAVGMLITVTLYDKLLEPAVRRATGQERGVSILKRIGVGMALSAVAMAAAALVERRRLTARAQVTVFWLVPQYMTMGLGDGFALVGLQEYFYEQVPDGMRSLGIGLYLSIFGVASFLSSLLITAVDRTTTWFARDLNGSRLDSFYWLVAALNAVNICVFVCTARSYSYKSVQRKVAVVDSPEADA, encoded by the exons ATGGAGCCGGCAACTAGCTTGGAGAAGCCGCTAGACGAGGAGAAATGGGTGTGCGATGCCTCCGTCGATCACAAAGGAAGGCTTCCTGACAGATCCGTCACTGGAGGTTGGAGAGCATCCTTGTTCATCATag TGATCGAGTTCAGTGAAAGGCTGAGCTACTTCGGACTGGCCACCAACCTCATCATGTACCTCTCCAAGGAGTTGCATGAGGATTTGAAGACGGCCGCCAAGAACGTCAACTACTGGAACGGCGTAACCGCCGTGATGCCCCTCGTCGGAGGCTTCGTCGCCGACGCCGCTCTCGGGAGGTTCTTCACTGTCATTATTTCCTCCCTCGTCTACATCGCG GGACTCACTTTGCTGAGCTTGTCGCAATTAGTCCCTCGCCTGAAACCTTGCAATGGGGCCGCCTGCGCCGGCGGCAGATCGATGCGCGTCCACGAGGTCATCTTCTTCTTAGCCATCTACTTGATCTCCGTCGGGACCGGCGGCCACAAGCCGTCTCTGGAGAGCTTCGGTGCCGACCAGTTCGACGACAACCACGCCGGGGAGCGCAAGCGGAAGATGTCCTACTTCAACTGGTGGAACTTCGCCCTCTGCGGTGGTCTTCTCTTCGGCGTCACCGTCATTCCCTACGCCCACGACGTAGTCGGGTGGTGGCTGGTTGACGTCGTGCTCACGGCCAACATGTGCTTCAGTCTGGTCGTCTTCGTCGCCGGCAAGTCATTTTATCGGTACCGCAAGCCGGTCGGAAGCCCGTTCACACCAATGGCCCAGGTCGTAGCGTCGGCGCTGGCCAAACGAGCGCTTCCCCTGCCGTCTGACGCCGGAGAACTTTACGAAGCTCCTAAAACAGAGCAGAGGCTCCTCTGCCACACTAACAAGCTAAGGTTCCTGGACAAAGCCGCCATAATCGAGCACAAAGACGACGCGGCGGCCTTCGCCATCGAGCAATCGAACCCATGGCGGCTCGCGACGGTGACCCAAGTCGAGGAGCTGAAGCTAATAATCGGCATGGTTCCTATTTGGCTGACGGCGCTACCTTTTGGCATCGCCGTGTCGCAGTCCTCCACCTTCTTCATAAAGCAAGCAAGCGTCATGGACCGGAAGCTCGGCGGCTTCGAAATTCCGCCGGCCTCCGTCTTCGCCCTCGGCGCGGTGGGCATGCTCATCACGGTGACGCTGTACGACAAACTCCTGGAGCCGGCGGTGCGGAGAGCCACTGGGCAAGAGCGAGGCGTGAGCATCCTCAAGAGGATCGGGGTGGGCATGGCGCTGTCGGCGGTGGCGATGGCCGCGGCCGCGCTGGTAGAGCGGAGGCGGCTGACGGCGAGGGCGCAGGTGACCGTGTTCTGGCTGGTGCCGCAGTACATGACGATGGGGCTGGGCGACGGCTTCGCGCTGGTAGGGCTGCAGGAGTACTTCTACGAGCAGGTGCCCGACGGGATGCGCAGTCTGGGGATCGGCCTCTACCTGAGCATCTTCGGGGTGGCCAGCTTCCTCAGCAGCCTCCTCATCACGGCGGTGGACCGAACCACGACCTGGTTCGCCAGGGACCTCAACGGGAGCCGATTGGACTCGTTCTACTGGTTGGTGGCGGCTCTGAACGCCGTCAACATCTGCGTGTTCGTGTGCACTGCAAGAAGCTATTCCTATAAGAGCGTACAGAGGAAGGTCGCGGTTGTCGATTCCCCTGAAGCTGATGCCTGA